The following DNA comes from Terriglobales bacterium.
GCGTAGGACGACATGGTTCCGTTGGGGGCGACGCGATACACGGTGCCGTCGTAGCGCGAGGAGACGTACATCTGCCCTTCGCGGTCGAAGGCGATGGCGGTAGCGTTCATCATCTCCGAGAGGAAGGGCTTGACCACGTAATTGGTGTCGATCTTGTAGATGGAGACCGGCACCTTCTGCCCGCGCGAGCCGGAGAAGGTGACGTAGATGTTGCCCTCGGGGTCGAGGGCGGGATTGGTCACCGGGTGCAGGTTCTCGGCGATGGTGACGGCGACCCCGAGATTCCCGGGATTGCTGGACGAACCGTTGGTCGAGACCACGACCGGGCCGGACACGGCGGACTCGGGCGCGCGGGCGATCAGGAAATCGTCGGAGCTGATGACAATGGGGACATCAATCTCGCCCAGCTTCACGCGGGGGCGCTGCAGCTCGGGAGGCTTGAGCCCGCTGCCCACGATGCGGAACTCGCCTCCGGGCAGGACATAGGCCGGCTCCACCGCCTCGATGTGCGGCTTGCCGTTCACGTTCTTCTTGCCGAGCAGGCGGTCGGAGATGCCCATGTGCTTGTCGGATAGCTGCGGCGCGAAGTCAGATCACGCCCAGGCGCAGCAACACCTGGACGCAGATCAGTGTATACACGCCGGCCCCAAGGTCATCGAGCACGATGCCGGTCCCTCCCGGAAAGCGTTCGAGGGTGCGCACCGGCGGCGGCTTGATGACGTCGAAGACTCGAAAAAGTATAAAACCGGCGAGAAGAGTTTTCCAACGAAGAGGAACGGCGACCAGCGCGAGCATCTGCCCGGCGACTTCGTCGATGACCACGAAGCCGGGATCGTGGCGGCCGCACTCGCGCTCCACGATGCCGGACGCAGGAATGCCGATGGCACAGACGGCGACCACGACTCCGATGGCGGCGACTG
Coding sequences within:
- a CDS encoding phosphatidylglycerophosphatase A, whose amino-acid sequence is MSAAAPEISAARTRWAWWTATFLGTGFLRPGPGTWASAETTVLWYLAASRLPAHVQAVAAIGVVVAVCAIGIPASGIVERECGRHDPGFVVIDEVAGQMLALVAVPLRWKTLLAGFILFRVFDVIKPPPVRTLERFPGGTGIVLDDLGAGVYTLICVQVLLRLGVI